CACCAGCGCATCCAGTCCCAGCGCCTGCCGGACCCGCTTCCTGTTCTCGGCCACGTGTGCGGCCTCATCGCCGCGAGAGCGGGTCAGGTTGAGCGAGGCATACACCCCCTCGCTGACACCGCCAGGGCGGGTGGTGAAGACATGAACGAGATCGGGATGGTCGAGCGTTGCAGCCCGGATGAGATCGAGTGTCATGGCCGGAACCCTACGCGCTTGTGCCCGAGATCAAAGCCCTTTCCGGCCAGGCGGATGGACCCGATTGCGTCGGCAAAGCCCGACCAGTCATCCCGGTCGGCAATACCGGCCCAGATCGCCTCAACCTGATCGATCACCATTGCCACCGCTTCCTGCCGTTCGAACAGCGCGTGCGACAGTCGCTCCGGCCGGACGGGCTGGTGAGCCGAAAACGCGCTGCGCCAGGCCTCGAATTCAGGTCCGGTGTAGGCAGCGGCGCGCGGGCCGGACAAGGCGCGGTCAGCCGACGCGTCGCCACAGAACCAGTCATGCATCGGCGCTTCCCAGACCAGTTTGGACGCTTCCATGAAAGCCAGGAAGCTGCGGACCAGGACTTCATCCGCCGCCTCGCCCGCCGAAGCCAGCCCGAAGCGGGACAGGAAGGCCTCCAGCAGCGCGGTGCGGTAAAGCTCGGGATAGGTATTGAGCGCCGCTTCGAGCGAGGGACGCTCGCCCACAAGGGCCAGCGCATTGGCCAGTTGTTGCAAGGCCCAGAACACCGCTTCGGGCTGACGGGCGAAACAATACAGGCCCTGCTCGTCGAAATAGGCCGCCGTGAAGCCGGGCTCGTAATGGGGCAGGAAGCGCCAGGGCCCGTAGTCGAAACTCTCGCCGGTCAGATTGATATTGTCGGTATTGAGGACACCGTGCACGAAGCCTGCGGCCATCCAGCTGGCAGCCAGCCTGGCATTGGCCTCGACCACGGCAGACAGCAGCGCCGCCGGTGCGTCGGCCTCACCAGCGAGGTGCGGGTAGTAATGCTCTATCGCGTGGCTGATCAGGGCGTCGATGCGGTCGGAAGCGCCCTCAGACGCATGGCGCTGGAAAGTGCCGATACGCAGATGCGAATGGCCGAGACGGGTCAGGACCGCCGACCGGGTTGGCGAGGGCTCGTCATTGCGGGCCAGCTGCTCACCGGTCTCGAACACGCAAAAGGCCTTGGATGTCTGCACGCCGAGCGCTTCCAGCATCTCCGCCGCCAGCACTTCGCGGACCGCGCCCTTCAGGGTCAGGCGGCCATCGCCGCCGCGCGACCAGGGCGTCTGGCCGGACCCTTTGGTCGCGAGGTCGAGCAGTCGTCCAGCATCATCGCGCAATTGCGCATGGAGGAAGCCGCGGCCATCGCCCAGATCCGGATTATAGGTCCGGAACTGATGACCATGATAACGCATGGCCCGCGGCCGGGGTTGATTGTCCGGCAGGGGCTCGAAGCGCTGGAAGTGAGCTTCGCGCTCGGCCGCATTGAGACCGTCCAGGCCGATGGCCCCATCCCAGCGATCATTCCAGAAGCGCTCGATGGCGGCGGGGAAGTCCGCCGGGTCGACCGGGTCGGAAAACTCATCGCCGAGTTTCGAAAAGGCGGGATCGGGCCGGTAGGCGGGAGAAAAGCTCATGGGAGGCAGCTAAGCGCGCCCGCCGCCGATTGCAAACCTCACCCGCGCAGCGCATCACCCAGAATGACCGCAGTTTCATCGATGATTGCCCGGGCGCCGGGCAGGACCGCAGTCAGATTGAAATAGCCATGCGGCAAGGTCTTGCCGATGGCATAGCTGACCGGGATGCCGGCCGCCGCGAGCCGGTCACGATAGGCCTGCCCCTCATCCAGCAGCGGATCGAGTTCAGCCGCCACAATGTGAGCCGGTGGCAGGCCGGCCAGGTCATTATTGAGCAGGGGTGAAACACTGAGCTCACGGGCATGATCCGGATCGGTCAGATAGGCGCGAACAATCTGGTCGAGCGTGAAACTCGAAAGGAGATGGCCCTCGAGCAGTTTCGGCTTGGCCTTGCGGCGCTCAACCAGTTGAAGGAGCGGATAGATCAGGAGCTGGAAACAGATGGCGTCGCGTCGTGACTGGGCCAGGATTGCTGCCAGGCCGCCGCCCGCCGAGTCGCCAGCCACGGCGAGACGGGCAGGCTGCGCCCCGACCTCGCTCGCGCCGGGTCCGGCCACCCAGTCGAAGGCCGCCAGACAGTCCTCGACCCCGGCGGGCCAGGGATATTCCGGCGCCAGACGGTAATCCACGGCCAGAACCCGCGCGCCCGAATGGGCGGCCAGGCGCCGACAAAGCCGGTCATGGCTCTCCAGATCACCGATCACATAGCCACCGCCATGCATGTAGAAAGTACAGGGCCCCTCGGCCTCGGCACCGTTGGGACGATAGAGGCGCGCCGGGATCTCACCCTCGGCTCCGGGAACCATCAGATCGCGGACTTCGGCGACCTCCGGCGGGCGCACATCCATGTGCGGCGCGGCATTGCGCAAGGTCTCGCGCATGCGCGGCGCGGCGCGGGCCGGTTCGAGCGGGTCAGGCAATCCGAATTTTGTCAGGGCCTCAGGCCAAGCGGGCGTGTCCATACCGTCGGGTTAGCATGGCTGCGAGCGGAGGCAAACGCGGCAGATTGGACCGGGGTCAGTGCAAGGTGACCGCGCCGTCGCGGTTGAGCCGGCCGGCCAGGGCGTCTTCCATTACCGATCGCAGGGCACGCCAGGCATCGGCGCTCTCCGGCAGGCCCTGCCCGTCGAGATCGGTCACCGCCTCGTCGGCATAACCGATCGCCTGTGCGCCGTGCAGATCGACCATGGTCCAGGCAATCTGGTGGATGTCTTGGGCGGTGATTTGCACATGCGGGGTCATTCTGGGCTCCTGCCGGAAGGGGTGTCTTGCCCCGTTAAGAGCAAGGCCCGGGCCACAAGATACCGCAACTAAACCCAACTAAATCAAGTGTTTATGTTTTCCACAGATCGGCGCGCCCTGCCCTGCGGTCGAAATTGCCGAGTCGTTCTGTCCGGGCAGTATCAGGCGCGTTTGCGGCCCGGTGCATATCCGCCGCCTTGCAGATACGCGGTTTCGGCCGGCGTGGAGGTCCGCTGGAGCGCCTCATTGCGATAGGGGAAGCGACCAAACTGACGGATCACATCGCGATGCTTGATGGCGTGGTCGAGCGTTCCGCTACCCGATAGCCGGTCAGCGGCCAGGGCGACGCACAAATCCTGGTCCTCGATGTCCTCGGAATGCATGAAGGGCATATAGACGAAGGCCCGCCGGTCGTCCGGGATGGCCCAGTCATAGCCACGCTCGAGCATGGTCCAGGCGACATTGCGGGCAATCTCGTCATGGGCGAAGGCGTGACCGGAACCGCGCCAGGCATTGCGCGTGAACTGGTCGAACATCACGATCAGGGCCAGGCCTCCAAAGGCGCTGTCTTCCCAGGGGTGCTCGCTCTCCCACCACAGCCGCGCATGGTCTTCGATGGGCCGCGCGAACAGGCGACGCACACGGGCGTCGAATGCGGGCGAGGACGCATACCAGCGGGCCGGACCCGCCGTCTCGAACCAGAAGTCGAGAACGTCGTCGATGGTGGGATGCTGAATGCTCATACCCGCAGGCTACCTGACTGTATCGCCTCGTACAGCTGCGGTGTCATCGGCACATAGCGACCCTCACCCGGATGATCGAGCAGGATCGTGTCGTCGACCCTGGCCGGATCAAACCCATCCTTGACCAGGTCGACCTTGCGGAATTTGAACGTGCCGGTGGTGTCGGTCTGCTGCTGGAGACGCAGGAAGAGCGGACGGGCAAAGGCTGGCAGCGAGTCGTGGACATGGGCATGCAGGGCGTCGAGATCGAGTGCCTTGGCCCCTTCCGTGACCAGGGCCGCCATTCCGGCACGACCGGAATGCCCCGCCACCTCGACACCATAGACATTGGCCTGTTCGATCCCCTTGAAGGAGAAGGCTTCGGCGACCTCGCCGGTGGCGACATTCTCGGACTTCCAGCGGAAGGTGTCGCCGACCCGGTCGACGAAATAATAATAGCCCAGCTTGTCGCGTGACATCAGATCGCCGGTCCGGAACCAGGCATCACCCGGCTCATAGACATCGCGCAACACCTTCTTTTCGGTGTCTTCCTGCGAGCCATAACCGTCAAAGCGGAAACGGGCATCGGACGGGTCAATCCGGCCGATCGCCTCGCCAACTTCGCCCGGCTCGCACGGCACGCAACGTCCCTCAGTGGTGCGCAGCGGCATCTCGCTATCGAGATCGAACTTCACCAGATCGATATTGAAGCGGCTTTTGAGATAGCCCGGGACACGGCCCACGGCACCGGGCTGGTTGTAGGCGTTCACCAGGCCGACATTGCCTTCGGTGGAACCATAGAACTCGACAATGTCCGGCACGTCGAAGCGAGCCTGGAAGGCATCCCAGACATCGCGGCGCATGCCATTGCCGATGGCGCAGCGCAGCGTGTGCCCGGCCTCTTCGGGAACCGGGTCGGAATTGACCAGGAAGCGGCACAGCTCCCCGACATACATGAACAGGGTCGCCTTGAAGCGCTGCACGTCAGGCCAGAAGGCCGAGGCGGAGAAGCGTGGCCGGATCACCAGCGCGCCACCGAATGACAGGGCACAGCCGACGCCACACAGGCCGCCGGTTGCATGATAGAGCGGCAGCACCATCATCATCCGGTCTTCCGGCGCGGCTTTGGCGATGAGCGCGAAAATGTTGAGGTAATAGAGCGCCCGGACATGCGTCATCAGCGCAGCCTTGGGCAG
The window above is part of the Maricaulis maris MCS10 genome. Proteins encoded here:
- a CDS encoding protein adenylyltransferase SelO, whose amino-acid sequence is MSFSPAYRPDPAFSKLGDEFSDPVDPADFPAAIERFWNDRWDGAIGLDGLNAAEREAHFQRFEPLPDNQPRPRAMRYHGHQFRTYNPDLGDGRGFLHAQLRDDAGRLLDLATKGSGQTPWSRGGDGRLTLKGAVREVLAAEMLEALGVQTSKAFCVFETGEQLARNDEPSPTRSAVLTRLGHSHLRIGTFQRHASEGASDRIDALISHAIEHYYPHLAGEADAPAALLSAVVEANARLAASWMAAGFVHGVLNTDNINLTGESFDYGPWRFLPHYEPGFTAAYFDEQGLYCFARQPEAVFWALQQLANALALVGERPSLEAALNTYPELYRTALLEAFLSRFGLASAGEAADEVLVRSFLAFMEASKLVWEAPMHDWFCGDASADRALSGPRAAAYTGPEFEAWRSAFSAHQPVRPERLSHALFERQEAVAMVIDQVEAIWAGIADRDDWSGFADAIGSIRLAGKGFDLGHKRVGFRP
- a CDS encoding alpha/beta hydrolase, whose amino-acid sequence is MDTPAWPEALTKFGLPDPLEPARAAPRMRETLRNAAPHMDVRPPEVAEVRDLMVPGAEGEIPARLYRPNGAEAEGPCTFYMHGGGYVIGDLESHDRLCRRLAAHSGARVLAVDYRLAPEYPWPAGVEDCLAAFDWVAGPGASEVGAQPARLAVAGDSAGGGLAAILAQSRRDAICFQLLIYPLLQLVERRKAKPKLLEGHLLSSFTLDQIVRAYLTDPDHARELSVSPLLNNDLAGLPPAHIVAAELDPLLDEGQAYRDRLAAAGIPVSYAIGKTLPHGYFNLTAVLPGARAIIDETAVILGDALRG
- a CDS encoding DUF924 family protein, which codes for MSIQHPTIDDVLDFWFETAGPARWYASSPAFDARVRRLFARPIEDHARLWWESEHPWEDSAFGGLALIVMFDQFTRNAWRGSGHAFAHDEIARNVAWTMLERGYDWAIPDDRRAFVYMPFMHSEDIEDQDLCVALAADRLSGSGTLDHAIKHRDVIRQFGRFPYRNEALQRTSTPAETAYLQGGGYAPGRKRA
- a CDS encoding long-chain-acyl-CoA synthetase, whose translation is MTVSGRAISSRAKKQGRFGQMGMLGAIAREFNYVTSMLSVLKKIGKVGPGSGLRVPDHIEATVDRFPDRPMAILDEGEISYRQFDAFANRVANWALEQGLKPGDTVALFMTNRWEYIAVWFGLSKVGIVTSLINSQLSGHSLAHCLTIGETRHAIVEGALSEAYDAARSCDLGDIRAWSFDGGFSDAEGLDDVLAGMSDSRPERALREAVVPGDPVLKMFTSGTTGLPKAALMTHVRALYYLNIFALIAKAAPEDRMMMVLPLYHATGGLCGVGCALSFGGALVIRPRFSASAFWPDVQRFKATLFMYVGELCRFLVNSDPVPEEAGHTLRCAIGNGMRRDVWDAFQARFDVPDIVEFYGSTEGNVGLVNAYNQPGAVGRVPGYLKSRFNIDLVKFDLDSEMPLRTTEGRCVPCEPGEVGEAIGRIDPSDARFRFDGYGSQEDTEKKVLRDVYEPGDAWFRTGDLMSRDKLGYYYFVDRVGDTFRWKSENVATGEVAEAFSFKGIEQANVYGVEVAGHSGRAGMAALVTEGAKALDLDALHAHVHDSLPAFARPLFLRLQQQTDTTGTFKFRKVDLVKDGFDPARVDDTILLDHPGEGRYVPMTPQLYEAIQSGSLRV